The proteins below are encoded in one region of Qipengyuania sp. HL-TH1:
- a CDS encoding tyrosine recombinase, with the protein MSAIADFLAMLAAERGAARNTILAYGRDLEQAEELVGGTLDQASPAQLARLGQGWSSLAPSTLARKISALRQFFGFVIDEGLREDDPTHALPRPATRRPLPRILSHAEVEALFAAAEEAATADSPAAVRMLTFLELLYGSGLRATELVALPLSAVPRDAPFLTVIGKGGQARMVPVSQRASAALQRWLPLRDSDSPWLFPSRTGHLSRVRLFQLLRELAVRADLPPEKLSPHVLRHAFATHLLEGGADLRALQTLLGHADISTTQIYTHVDAARLVRLVNERHPLAQQRASD; encoded by the coding sequence GTGAGCGCGATCGCCGATTTCCTCGCCATGCTCGCGGCAGAGCGGGGGGCGGCGAGAAACACGATCCTTGCCTATGGGAGAGACCTCGAACAGGCAGAGGAACTGGTCGGGGGAACCCTCGATCAGGCGAGTCCGGCACAATTGGCGCGGCTGGGCCAAGGCTGGTCGTCGCTCGCCCCGTCGACACTGGCGCGCAAGATCTCGGCGCTGCGGCAATTCTTCGGCTTCGTGATCGACGAAGGGCTGCGCGAAGACGATCCCACACATGCGTTGCCACGCCCGGCAACCCGCCGCCCGCTACCGCGGATTCTTTCCCATGCCGAAGTAGAGGCGCTGTTCGCCGCCGCCGAAGAGGCGGCGACTGCCGATTCGCCCGCCGCCGTGCGCATGCTCACCTTTCTCGAATTGCTCTACGGATCGGGTTTGCGGGCGACCGAGCTGGTCGCGCTGCCGCTATCGGCGGTCCCGCGCGATGCGCCCTTCCTGACGGTGATCGGCAAGGGCGGGCAGGCGCGTATGGTCCCCGTCAGCCAGCGCGCAAGTGCCGCGCTGCAGCGGTGGCTGCCCTTGCGCGATAGCGATTCCCCCTGGCTGTTTCCCTCGCGCACCGGGCATCTCTCGCGTGTACGGCTGTTCCAGCTGCTCCGCGAACTGGCAGTGCGCGCCGATCTGCCGCCCGAAAAGCTCAGCCCGCATGTCCTGCGCCATGCCTTTGCCACGCATCTGCTGGAGGGCGGGGCGGATTTGCGCGCCTTGCAGACATTGCTCGGCCACGCGGATATCTCGACCACCCAGATCTACACCCATGTCGATGCCGCACGGCTGGTGAGACTGGTCAACGAGCGGCACCCGCTTGCGCAGCAGCGCGCTTCGGACTAG
- a CDS encoding acetyl-CoA carboxylase carboxyltransferase subunit alpha produces MISYLEFEKPVAELEQRIAELRNAAEGDDVDISTELQRLETKSAALLASTYEALTPWQKTQVARHPSRPHFRDYIEHAFDEFVPLGGDRCYGDDEAILGGFAKLDGRKVVVIGHEKGNDTASRIRHNFGMGKPEGYRKAIRLMELAGRFGLPVVTLVDTSGAFPGVEAEERGQAEAIARSTEACLALPVPMVAAIVGEGGSGGAVALASAERVLMMEHAVYSVISPEGCASILWRTAEKAPDAAEAMKVTAQDLASLGVIDRIVPEPVGGAHRDPRLAVSTLGIAIAEELDKLGRYAPHELKRLREERFLTLAG; encoded by the coding sequence ATGATTTCCTATCTCGAATTCGAGAAGCCGGTCGCCGAGCTTGAACAGCGCATTGCCGAACTGCGCAATGCAGCCGAGGGCGACGACGTCGACATCTCCACCGAGCTCCAGCGGCTCGAGACGAAGAGCGCTGCGCTGCTTGCCAGCACTTATGAGGCGCTCACCCCGTGGCAGAAGACGCAGGTGGCCCGGCATCCCTCGCGCCCGCATTTCCGCGACTATATCGAACATGCGTTCGACGAGTTCGTCCCGCTCGGCGGCGATCGATGTTATGGCGATGACGAGGCGATCCTCGGCGGATTTGCCAAGCTCGACGGGCGCAAGGTGGTGGTCATCGGGCACGAGAAGGGCAACGATACCGCCAGCCGCATCCGGCACAATTTCGGCATGGGCAAGCCAGAGGGCTATCGCAAGGCGATCCGCCTGATGGAACTGGCGGGGCGGTTCGGCCTGCCGGTGGTCACGCTGGTCGACACCTCGGGCGCTTTCCCCGGCGTCGAAGCCGAAGAGCGCGGCCAGGCGGAGGCGATCGCGCGTTCGACCGAGGCCTGCCTCGCACTGCCTGTCCCGATGGTTGCAGCCATCGTGGGCGAGGGCGGATCGGGCGGCGCGGTGGCGCTGGCCAGCGCCGAACGCGTGCTGATGATGGAGCACGCCGTTTATTCGGTCATTTCGCCCGAGGGCTGTGCGTCGATTCTGTGGCGGACCGCTGAAAAGGCGCCCGATGCGGCGGAGGCGATGAAGGTCACCGCGCAGGATCTCGCCAGCCTCGGCGTGATCGATCGCATCGTGCCCGAACCGGTCGGCGGCGCCCATCGCGATCCGCGATTGGCGGTAAGCACGCTGGGAATCGCGATCGCCGAAG